A region from the Vespula pensylvanica isolate Volc-1 chromosome 9, ASM1446617v1, whole genome shotgun sequence genome encodes:
- the LOC122632012 gene encoding probable methylmalonate-semialdehyde dehydrogenase [acylating], mitochondrial isoform X3, whose amino-acid sequence MERAVENAKNAYEKWRNTSVLTRQNLMLKYQALIREHSKEIAENMVKENGKTLLDAEGDILRGLQVVDACTSIPMLQMGESTPNIATDMDIISYKISLGVTASICPFNFPAMIPLWSFPVSVACGNTTILKPSERVPGASMILADLFTKAGAPPGLLNVIHGQHAAVDFICEHPNIKAVSFVGSDQAGKYIYKQSSAHGKRVQCNMGAKNHCVVLPDANKNKTISQITGAAFGAAGQRCMALSVAIFVGKSKEWIGELVEAAKRLKVNAGHVPGTDLGPVISPQSKQRIYDLIESGVKEGVGLPLDGRGIVVPGYERGNFIGPTILTDVKSSMKCYTEEIFGPVLSCMFADTLDEAIDIINKNPYGNGTAVFTNNGATARKFVDRIEAGQVGVNVPIPVPLPMFSFTGNKGSFLGDNHFYGKYAVNFYTQTKTVTQLWRSGDASNIASSTAMPTMQ is encoded by the exons aaagaaatagcgGAAAATATGGTGAAGGAAAATGGCAAGACTTTGCTCGACGCAGAAGGTGACATTCTTCGAGGCCTTC AGGTCGTTGATGCTTGTACGTCAATTCCAATGTTACAAATGGGTGAATCTACGCCTAACATCGCCACTGACATGGATatcatttcttataaaatttctcttggAGTGACGGCTTCCATATGTCCGTTCAATTTTCCCGCCATGATCCCACTTTGGTCGTTTCCAGTATCTGTTGCTTGTGGCAACACGACAATTTTAAAACCTTCCGAACGTGTACCAGGAGCCTCGATGATCCTTGCTGATCTCTTTACTAAAGCAGGTGCCCCACCAGGTCTTTTAAACGTCATTCATGGTCAACATGCTGCGGTCGACTTCATCTGCGAGCATCCAAATATCAAGGCTGTGTCCTTTGTTGGCTCGGATCAAGCa ggtaaatacatatacaaacagaGTAGCGCGCATGGTAAACGTGTGCAATGTAATATGGGTGCAAAAAATCATTGCGTGGTGCTACCGGATgcgaataagaataaaacaatttcGCAAATAACTGGCGCGGCGTTCGGTGCAGCCGGTCAAAGGTGTATGGCTCTGTCTGTGGCAATTTTCGTTGGTAAATCGAAAGAATGGATAGGGGAATTAGTTGAAGCTGCCAAGAGGTTGAAGGTCAATGCCGGACACGTACCCGGTACAGACCTTGGACCGGTTATATCGCCTCAATCGAAACAAAGAATAtacgatttaatcgaatcCGGTGTGAAAGAAGGTGTTGGTTTACCTCTCGATGGAAGAGGTATCGTTGTCCCAGGATATGAACGTGGAAATTTTATTGGGCCAACCATTTTAACTGATGTCAAG TCATCTATGAAATGTTATACGGAAGAGATCTTTGGACCAGTTCTTTCTTGCATGTTCGCCGATACTTTGGACGAAGCAAtcgatattatcaataaaaatccTTATGGGAATGGTACTGCCGTATTCACTAACAATGGTGCAACCGCCAGAAAGTTTGTTGATAGAATTGAAGCTGGTCAAGTTGGCGTGAACGTTCCTATTCCAGTTCCATTACCTATGTTTAGTTTCACTGGTAATAAAGGATCCTTTCTCGGAGACAATCATTTCTACGGGAAATac GCTGTCAATTTCTACACACAAACGAAGACGGTAACACAATTATGGCGGTCAGGAGACGCGAGTAACATCGCCTCGTCAACAGCAATGCCAACGatgcaataa